Proteins from one Cicer arietinum cultivar CDC Frontier isolate Library 1 chromosome 3, Cicar.CDCFrontier_v2.0, whole genome shotgun sequence genomic window:
- the LOC101504233 gene encoding uncharacterized protein isoform X1: protein MKKPKIIRFSDSLQIPSNKKQLPPKKYRFLFFFSFLQEQRTSLLTNKLKTHGTQPSVKFKSWSEFGKRSELGHRHRKVVKNIYKGFKLKGEMEQPQEKILGGGSETLKHMSPGSNISIAYHPNFGPHDDLIILELDDKLLPDVLGERVVLRGQPEEDAVLCTQSKTYGMKFVGTSNSVLLVPPSNQSECDNLQKNDSSDYDEKVVTPVIKVVLGNMELIEVSPRLDKLKLLLSENVYRSDETDMENLEENQECRTGLYNWNDLINNIQASDEELRFGLQTLSAVEINGYWRLVDESYMDMILGMLLKNKVLNDWSLDALNEDEVVTTLESDGFPIILARHCLHVFGKQVNDCVAQRCVWKLDEKRVCIHFAREILKGGKRKLESFMDEWRRKTPDEMQPTFDLLEGEVLTERIGIETWVRAFSVSSLPSTPAERFSILFRERAKWEWKDLQPFIRNLSVPGLSSEGLLLKYTRKTQPSPHDDPIFSAR from the exons atgaaaaaacctaaaataataagaTTTAGCGACTCCCTCCAAATTCCGTCAAATAAAAAGCAACTCCCTCCAAAAAAATACcgctttcttttttttttttcttttttacaagAGCAAAGAACTTCTTTACTCACAAACAAATTGAAAACGCACGGAACTCAACCGTCCGTAAAATTCAAAAGCTGGTCGGAATTCGGAAAACGCAGCGAACTTGGTCATCGGCATCGGAAGGTAGTCAAAAACATTTACAAAGGATTTAAg TTAAAGGGTGAAATGGAACAACCACAAGAGAAGATTTTAGGAGGAGGATCAGAAACACTTAAACATATGTCCCCTGGATCAAATATTTCTATTGCATATCATCCGAATTTTGGACCTCATGATGATCTCATCATTCTAGAGCTGGATGACAAACTGCTCCCAGATGTTTTAGGTGAAAG GGTGGTCTTAAGAGGACAGCCTGAAGAAGATGCAGTTCTTTGTACTCAATCAAAAACATATGGTATGAAGTTTGTTGGAACTTCCAATTCTGTTTTGCTTGTACCACCGTCAAATCAATCAGAATGTGATAATCTACAGAAAAATGATAGTAGTGATTATGATGAGAAAGTTGTTACACCTGTAATAAAAGTGGTGCTCGGTAATATGGAGCTTATTGAGGTTTCCCCCAGACTGGATAAACTTAAATTGCTTCTTTCTGAGAACGTTTACAGGTCTGACGAGACTGACATGGAAAATTTAGAAGAGAATCAGGAATGTAGAACAGGATTATATAACTGGAATGATCTGATAAACAATATTCAAGCTAGTGACGAGGAATTAAGGTTTGGATTGCAGACTCTCTCTGCTGTGGAGATTAACGGGTATTGGAGACTAGTTGATGAGAGTTACATGGACATGATTCTGggaatgcttttgaaaaataaagtgtTGAATGACTGGTCACTCGATGCTTTAAATGAAGATGAAGTCGTGACTACGCTGGAATCTGATGGATTTCCAATTATACTTGCAAGGCATTGCTTACATGTATTTGGCAAGCAAGTAAATGATTGTGTGGCGCAAAGATGTGTGTGGAAGTTAGATGAGAAGCGCGTATGCATACACTTTGCAAGAGAAATCCTGAAAGGAGGTAAGAGAAAGTTAGAGAGTTTTATGGATGAGTGGAGGCGGAAGACACCCGATGAAATGCAGCCGACTTTTGATCTTCTCGAAGGAGAGGTATTGACAGAGAGAATTGGAATCGAGACATGGGTCCGTGCCTTCAGCGTCTCTTCTTTGCCTTCCACACCAGCTGAACGTTTCTCAATTCTTTTTAGAGAGCGTGCGAAATGGGAATGGAAAGATCTGCAACCGTTTATCAG GAATCTGAGTGTTCCAGGTCTTTCTTCAGAAGGTTTGCTACTTAAATACACTCGAAAGACACAGCCATCGCCTCATGACGATCCAATTTTCAGTGCAAGATAG
- the LOC101504233 gene encoding uncharacterized protein isoform X2 — MKKPKIIRFSDSLQIPSNKKQLPPKKYRFLFFFSFLQEQRTSLLTNKLKTHGTQPSVKFKSWSEFGKRSELGHRHRKLKGEMEQPQEKILGGGSETLKHMSPGSNISIAYHPNFGPHDDLIILELDDKLLPDVLGERVVLRGQPEEDAVLCTQSKTYGMKFVGTSNSVLLVPPSNQSECDNLQKNDSSDYDEKVVTPVIKVVLGNMELIEVSPRLDKLKLLLSENVYRSDETDMENLEENQECRTGLYNWNDLINNIQASDEELRFGLQTLSAVEINGYWRLVDESYMDMILGMLLKNKVLNDWSLDALNEDEVVTTLESDGFPIILARHCLHVFGKQVNDCVAQRCVWKLDEKRVCIHFAREILKGGKRKLESFMDEWRRKTPDEMQPTFDLLEGEVLTERIGIETWVRAFSVSSLPSTPAERFSILFRERAKWEWKDLQPFIRNLSVPGLSSEGLLLKYTRKTQPSPHDDPIFSAR, encoded by the exons atgaaaaaacctaaaataataagaTTTAGCGACTCCCTCCAAATTCCGTCAAATAAAAAGCAACTCCCTCCAAAAAAATACcgctttcttttttttttttcttttttacaagAGCAAAGAACTTCTTTACTCACAAACAAATTGAAAACGCACGGAACTCAACCGTCCGTAAAATTCAAAAGCTGGTCGGAATTCGGAAAACGCAGCGAACTTGGTCATCGGCATCGGAAG TTAAAGGGTGAAATGGAACAACCACAAGAGAAGATTTTAGGAGGAGGATCAGAAACACTTAAACATATGTCCCCTGGATCAAATATTTCTATTGCATATCATCCGAATTTTGGACCTCATGATGATCTCATCATTCTAGAGCTGGATGACAAACTGCTCCCAGATGTTTTAGGTGAAAG GGTGGTCTTAAGAGGACAGCCTGAAGAAGATGCAGTTCTTTGTACTCAATCAAAAACATATGGTATGAAGTTTGTTGGAACTTCCAATTCTGTTTTGCTTGTACCACCGTCAAATCAATCAGAATGTGATAATCTACAGAAAAATGATAGTAGTGATTATGATGAGAAAGTTGTTACACCTGTAATAAAAGTGGTGCTCGGTAATATGGAGCTTATTGAGGTTTCCCCCAGACTGGATAAACTTAAATTGCTTCTTTCTGAGAACGTTTACAGGTCTGACGAGACTGACATGGAAAATTTAGAAGAGAATCAGGAATGTAGAACAGGATTATATAACTGGAATGATCTGATAAACAATATTCAAGCTAGTGACGAGGAATTAAGGTTTGGATTGCAGACTCTCTCTGCTGTGGAGATTAACGGGTATTGGAGACTAGTTGATGAGAGTTACATGGACATGATTCTGggaatgcttttgaaaaataaagtgtTGAATGACTGGTCACTCGATGCTTTAAATGAAGATGAAGTCGTGACTACGCTGGAATCTGATGGATTTCCAATTATACTTGCAAGGCATTGCTTACATGTATTTGGCAAGCAAGTAAATGATTGTGTGGCGCAAAGATGTGTGTGGAAGTTAGATGAGAAGCGCGTATGCATACACTTTGCAAGAGAAATCCTGAAAGGAGGTAAGAGAAAGTTAGAGAGTTTTATGGATGAGTGGAGGCGGAAGACACCCGATGAAATGCAGCCGACTTTTGATCTTCTCGAAGGAGAGGTATTGACAGAGAGAATTGGAATCGAGACATGGGTCCGTGCCTTCAGCGTCTCTTCTTTGCCTTCCACACCAGCTGAACGTTTCTCAATTCTTTTTAGAGAGCGTGCGAAATGGGAATGGAAAGATCTGCAACCGTTTATCAG GAATCTGAGTGTTCCAGGTCTTTCTTCAGAAGGTTTGCTACTTAAATACACTCGAAAGACACAGCCATCGCCTCATGACGATCCAATTTTCAGTGCAAGATAG